A genomic window from Quercus lobata isolate SW786 chromosome 10, ValleyOak3.0 Primary Assembly, whole genome shotgun sequence includes:
- the LOC115962858 gene encoding protein MIZU-KUSSEI 1 gives MKTVMANNSQDFSSKRHFHWTKKVGNEDDEVSSFKSSSKSLEENIKEDDEFAATPEPVAEAAPPPKRKLQAIAISRLRSVLTAFGKNRSNLPQGLGNRVVGTLFGNRRGHVHFAFQRDPNSQPAFLIELATPISGLVKEMASGLVRIALECDKEKEKEEEKKGVRLLEEPVWRTYCNGKKCGFATRRECGPKEWKVLKAVEPISMGAGVLPAAGNEAEAESGSDGEVMYMRAKFERIVGSRDSEAFYMMNPDSNGAPELSVYLLRV, from the coding sequence ATGAAGACAGTCATGGCTAATAATTCTCAAGATTTTTCTTCCAAGAGGCACTTCCACTGGACAAAGAAGGTTGGAAATGAAGATGATGAAGTTTCAAGCTTCAAATCCTCCTCAAAATCCCTTGAGGAAAACATAAAAGAAGATGATGAGTTTGCTGCTACACCAGAACCTGTAGCTGAAGCAGCACCACCACCAAAGAGGAAACTGCAAGCTATAGCAATTTCAAGACTTCGTTCAGTTCTTACAGCGTTTGGTAAGAACCGTTCCAACTTGCCACAGGGTCTTGGTAACCGAGTGGTAGGCACACTCTTTGGGAATAGGCGTGGCCATGTTCACTTTGCTTTCCAAAGAGATCCCAATTCTCAACCTGCCTTCTTGATTGAGCTTGCTACACCTATTAGTGGCTTGGTTAAAGAAATGGCATCTGGGTTGGTTCGAATTGCATTGGAGTGtgataaagagaaagaaaaagaagaagaaaagaaaggggtGAGGCTACTTGAAGAGCCAGTTTGGAGGACTTATTGCAATGGGAAAAAGTGTGGTTTTGCAACAAGGAGAGAATGTGGGCCTAAAGAGTGGAAGGTGTTGAAGGCTGTAGAGCCAATTTCTATGGGTGCTGGTGTTTTGCCTGCTGCAGGGAATGAAGCTGAAGCTGAATCTGGGTCAGATGGTGAAGTCATGTACATGAGAGCCAAGTTTGAGAGAATTGTGGGGTCTAGAGATTCTGAGGCTTTCTACATGATGAACCCTGATAGCAATGGAGCTCCTGAGCTTAGTGTCTACTTGCTTAGAGTCTAA
- the LOC115965981 gene encoding kinesin-like protein KIN-8A isoform X1, which translates to MPVSTRSQINNHGQNEPSPEQRTRTRASQEDIYLSVPLRNPHHGLKEKMRALTLLYEQQKQASAALKNQSLRQEEHRFRTHPSIDLLGGSCKKEDKQSKPNLVMRENSMPTMPPNSTVTRTFVLPQPPIHEAKENLVAGSDRIVGFSCPRKAAASTTVARKLSMGTSGLPPEVKGVGLSKNVQELERLETVSENPGTGRSRILVFVRLRPLAKKEKEAGSRCCVRILNRRDVYLTEFAHENDYLRLKRLRGRHFTFDASFPDNATQQDVYLTTTAELVEAVLQGRNGSVFCYGATGAGKTYTMLGTVENPGVMVLAIKDLFTKIRQRSSDGNHAVHLSYLEVYNETVRDLLSPGRPLVLREDKQGIVAAGLTQYRAYSTDEVMALLQQGNLNRTTEPTRVNETSSRSHAILQVVVEYRVKDASMNVVNRIGKLSLIDLAGSERALATDQRTLRSLEGANINRSLLALSSCINALVEGKKHIPYRNSKLTQLLKDSLGGACNTVMIANISPSNLSFGETQNTLHWADRAKEIRTKACEVNEELQQVPESETDQAKLLLELQKENRELRVQLARQQHKLITLQAQSLAAHASPTPSSVTSLLTPPTATAQPNVKRKSKPSFLSGNCFTPESKKKGAEEEARELRQIVKALEAEIEKMKKDHTLQLKQKDDLIHDLSRKSENPSKVKVEGVKRVVTRSSLRPKEPSTGDLKSPSHRFRSPVPTAKKRSFWDITTANSPSIATLNGRKTRSHVISEPAAAPSMLLQLAYPCFWFVFMFGPHIVNYIMQPGFARQKPEPLK; encoded by the exons ATGCCAGTGTCAACAAGGTCTCAGATCAACAACCATGGACAAAATGAGCCAAGCCCAGAACAGAGAACAAGGACTAGAGCAAGTCAAGAAGACATTTATCTGAGTGTTCCTTTGAGAAACCCACATCATGGCCTCAAAGAGAAGATGAGAGCACTGACCCTTTTGTATGAGCAGCAAAAGCAAGCTTCTGCAGCTCTCAAGAACCAGTCTTTGAGGCAAGAAGAGCACCGGTTTCGGACCCATCCGAGTATTGATCTCCTTGGTGGTTCTTGTAAGAAAGAAGACAAGCAATCAAAGCCAAACCTTGTGATGAGAGAGAACTCAATGCCCACAATGCCACCTAATTCAACAGTTACAAGAACTTTTGTGCTCCCTCAGCCTCCAATCCACGAAGCCAAGGAGAATTTGGTGGCTGGTTCAGATCGAATTGTCGGGTTTTCGTGCCCAAGAAAGGCTGCAGCCTCGACCACAGTGGCGCGGAAGCTCTCAATGGGGACATCAGGGCTGCCACCGGAGGTTAAAGGCGTGGGTTTGAGCAAGAATGTGCAAGAATTGGAGAGATTGGAGACTGTTTCGGAGAATCCTGGCACGGGCAGGAGTCGTATTCTTGTGTTTGTGAGGCTTAGGCCTTTGGCTAAGAAGGAAAAGGAGGCGGGTTCGCGGTGTTGTGTCAGGATTTTGAATCGAAGGGATGTTTATCTGACGGAATTCGCGCATGAGAACGATTATCTGAGGCTAAAGAGGCTTCGTGGACGGCATTTCACCTTTGATGCTTCGTTTCCAGACAATGCTACTCAACAGGATGTTTATTTGACAAC gACAGCAGAGCTAGTGGAAGCTGTTCTGCAGGGAAGGAATGGGTCGGTATTCTGCTATGGTGCAACTGGAGCTGGGAAAACATATACAATGCTAGGTACAGTGGAGAATCCTGGAGTGATGGTTTTGGCAATCAAGGATCTTTTCACCAAGATAAGGCAAAGGAGCTCTGATGGAAACCATGCAGTTCATCTCTCTTATCTTGAGGTCTATAATGAAACCGTCCGGGACTTACTCTCCCCTGGAAGGCCTTTGGTACTTAGAGAAGATAAACAG GGGATCGTGGCAGCAGGTCTTACACAATACAGAGCTTATTCTACAGACGAA GTGATGGCATTGCTTCAACAAGGAAACCTAAACCGAACCACTGAACCAACTCGTGTCAATGAAACTTCTTCACGTTCCCACGCCATTCTGCAG GTTGTGGTTGAATACCGGGTTAAAGATGCTTCCATGAATGTAGTGAACCGAATAGGCAAGCTCTCACTGATTGATCTTGCTGGGTCAGAGAGAGCTCTTGCTACAGATCAGAGAACACTTAGATCTCTCGAGGGTGCCAACATAAATCGTTCACTTCTTGCACTAAGCAGCTGTATCAATGCCCTTGTGGAGGGAAAGAAACACATACCATACCGGAATTCAAAGCTCACCCAACTTCTCAAGGACTCGCTAGGAGGAGCTTGTAACACTGTAATGATCGCCAATATTAGCCCAAGCAATCTCTCATTTGGTGAAACCCAAAACACACTTCATTGGGCTGATAGAGCCAAGGAGATTCGGACTAAG GCATGTGAGGTAAATGAAGAATTGCAGCAAGTGCCTGAATCCGAAACTGATCAAGCCAAGCTATTACTCGAATTGCAGAAAGAGAACCGTGAATTGAGAGTGCAGCTGGCACGCCAGCAACATAAACTAATTACCCTCCAAGCCCAATCCTTGGCTGCACATGCCTCTCCAACCCCTTCCTCAGTTACCTCTCTATTGACTCCTCCCACTGCTACAGCCCAAccaaatgtaaaaagaaaatctaaaccTTCTTTCTTATCTGGGAATTGTTTCACACCAgaatccaagaaaaaaggaGCAGAGGAAGAAGCTAGAGAGCTTCGGCAGATTGTGAAAGCTTTAGAGGCAGAaattgagaaaatgaaaaaagatcaTACTTTGCAGCTAAAGCAAAAGGATGATCTCATTCATGACCTCTCGCGCAAGAGTGAAAATCCATCAAAAGTGAAAGTGGAAGGAGTGAAGAGGGTAGTCACAAGGTCTAGCTTGAGGCCAAAGGAGCCAAGCACTGGTGACTTAAAGAGCCCTAGTCACCGTTTCCGGTCACCAGTCCCTACAGCTAAAAAAAGAAGCTTTTGGGACATAACAACAGCTAACAGCCCATCAATTGCTACATTAAATGGAAGAAAAACAAGGAGCCATGTAATCTCTGAACCTGCTGCAGCTCCCTCCATGCTTCTTCAG CTTGCATATCCATGTTTCTGGTTTGTGTTCATGTTCGGCCCACACATTGTCAATTACATCATGCAGCCAGGTTTTGCTCGTCAAAAGCCCGAGCCATTGAAGTAA
- the LOC115965981 gene encoding kinesin-like protein KIN-8A isoform X2: protein MPVSTRSQINNHGQNEPSPEQRTRTRASQEDIYLSVPLRNPHHGLKEKMRALTLLYEQQKQASAALKNQSLRQEEHRFRTHPSIDLLGGSCKKEDKQSKPNLVMRENSMPTMPPNSTVTRTFVLPQPPIHEAKENLVAGSDRIVGFSCPRKAAASTTVARKLSMGTSGLPPEVKGVGLSKNVQELERLETVSENPGTGRSRILVFVRLRPLAKKEKEAGSRCCVRILNRRDVYLTEFAHENDYLRLKRLRGRHFTFDASFPDNATQQDVYLTTTAELVEAVLQGRNGSVFCYGATGAGKTYTMLGTVENPGVMVLAIKDLFTKIRQRSSDGNHAVHLSYLEVYNETVRDLLSPGRPLVLREDKQGIVAAGLTQYRAYSTDEVMALLQQGNLNRTTEPTRVNETSSRSHAILQVVVEYRVKDASMNVVNRIGKLSLIDLAGSERALATDQRTLRSLEGANINRSLLALSSCINALVEGKKHIPYRNSKLTQLLKDSLGGACNTVMIANISPSNLSFGETQNTLHWADRAKEIRTKACEVNEELQQVPESETDQAKLLLELQKENRELRVQLARQQHKLITLQAQSLAAHASPTPSSVTSLLTPPTATAQPNVKRKSKPSFLSGNCFTPESKKKGAEEEARELRQIVKALEAEIEKMKKDHTLQLKQKDDLIHDLSRKSENPSKVKVEGVKRVVTRSSLRPKEPSTGDLKSPSHRFRSPVPTAKKRSFWDITTANSPSIATLNGRKTRSHVISEPAAAPSMLLQPGFARQKPEPLK, encoded by the exons ATGCCAGTGTCAACAAGGTCTCAGATCAACAACCATGGACAAAATGAGCCAAGCCCAGAACAGAGAACAAGGACTAGAGCAAGTCAAGAAGACATTTATCTGAGTGTTCCTTTGAGAAACCCACATCATGGCCTCAAAGAGAAGATGAGAGCACTGACCCTTTTGTATGAGCAGCAAAAGCAAGCTTCTGCAGCTCTCAAGAACCAGTCTTTGAGGCAAGAAGAGCACCGGTTTCGGACCCATCCGAGTATTGATCTCCTTGGTGGTTCTTGTAAGAAAGAAGACAAGCAATCAAAGCCAAACCTTGTGATGAGAGAGAACTCAATGCCCACAATGCCACCTAATTCAACAGTTACAAGAACTTTTGTGCTCCCTCAGCCTCCAATCCACGAAGCCAAGGAGAATTTGGTGGCTGGTTCAGATCGAATTGTCGGGTTTTCGTGCCCAAGAAAGGCTGCAGCCTCGACCACAGTGGCGCGGAAGCTCTCAATGGGGACATCAGGGCTGCCACCGGAGGTTAAAGGCGTGGGTTTGAGCAAGAATGTGCAAGAATTGGAGAGATTGGAGACTGTTTCGGAGAATCCTGGCACGGGCAGGAGTCGTATTCTTGTGTTTGTGAGGCTTAGGCCTTTGGCTAAGAAGGAAAAGGAGGCGGGTTCGCGGTGTTGTGTCAGGATTTTGAATCGAAGGGATGTTTATCTGACGGAATTCGCGCATGAGAACGATTATCTGAGGCTAAAGAGGCTTCGTGGACGGCATTTCACCTTTGATGCTTCGTTTCCAGACAATGCTACTCAACAGGATGTTTATTTGACAAC gACAGCAGAGCTAGTGGAAGCTGTTCTGCAGGGAAGGAATGGGTCGGTATTCTGCTATGGTGCAACTGGAGCTGGGAAAACATATACAATGCTAGGTACAGTGGAGAATCCTGGAGTGATGGTTTTGGCAATCAAGGATCTTTTCACCAAGATAAGGCAAAGGAGCTCTGATGGAAACCATGCAGTTCATCTCTCTTATCTTGAGGTCTATAATGAAACCGTCCGGGACTTACTCTCCCCTGGAAGGCCTTTGGTACTTAGAGAAGATAAACAG GGGATCGTGGCAGCAGGTCTTACACAATACAGAGCTTATTCTACAGACGAA GTGATGGCATTGCTTCAACAAGGAAACCTAAACCGAACCACTGAACCAACTCGTGTCAATGAAACTTCTTCACGTTCCCACGCCATTCTGCAG GTTGTGGTTGAATACCGGGTTAAAGATGCTTCCATGAATGTAGTGAACCGAATAGGCAAGCTCTCACTGATTGATCTTGCTGGGTCAGAGAGAGCTCTTGCTACAGATCAGAGAACACTTAGATCTCTCGAGGGTGCCAACATAAATCGTTCACTTCTTGCACTAAGCAGCTGTATCAATGCCCTTGTGGAGGGAAAGAAACACATACCATACCGGAATTCAAAGCTCACCCAACTTCTCAAGGACTCGCTAGGAGGAGCTTGTAACACTGTAATGATCGCCAATATTAGCCCAAGCAATCTCTCATTTGGTGAAACCCAAAACACACTTCATTGGGCTGATAGAGCCAAGGAGATTCGGACTAAG GCATGTGAGGTAAATGAAGAATTGCAGCAAGTGCCTGAATCCGAAACTGATCAAGCCAAGCTATTACTCGAATTGCAGAAAGAGAACCGTGAATTGAGAGTGCAGCTGGCACGCCAGCAACATAAACTAATTACCCTCCAAGCCCAATCCTTGGCTGCACATGCCTCTCCAACCCCTTCCTCAGTTACCTCTCTATTGACTCCTCCCACTGCTACAGCCCAAccaaatgtaaaaagaaaatctaaaccTTCTTTCTTATCTGGGAATTGTTTCACACCAgaatccaagaaaaaaggaGCAGAGGAAGAAGCTAGAGAGCTTCGGCAGATTGTGAAAGCTTTAGAGGCAGAaattgagaaaatgaaaaaagatcaTACTTTGCAGCTAAAGCAAAAGGATGATCTCATTCATGACCTCTCGCGCAAGAGTGAAAATCCATCAAAAGTGAAAGTGGAAGGAGTGAAGAGGGTAGTCACAAGGTCTAGCTTGAGGCCAAAGGAGCCAAGCACTGGTGACTTAAAGAGCCCTAGTCACCGTTTCCGGTCACCAGTCCCTACAGCTAAAAAAAGAAGCTTTTGGGACATAACAACAGCTAACAGCCCATCAATTGCTACATTAAATGGAAGAAAAACAAGGAGCCATGTAATCTCTGAACCTGCTGCAGCTCCCTCCATGCTTCTTCAG CCAGGTTTTGCTCGTCAAAAGCCCGAGCCATTGAAGTAA